The Methanoplanus sp. FWC-SCC4 genome has a window encoding:
- a CDS encoding hydrocarbon binding protein (contains V4R domain) has protein sequence MKLNGLIIRSLEEIAGRGANAVTFRAGKKFGHEIARYFQKKDDIEEALHELSDLLQGQYSFEVWKPQGSGTFIIEEKGERFIYLVFHDCIVRQTLRRNGQAQAGALCQTLCGYVVGAIEEITGMRVKLEIMHTGPNSCLKKLIFK, from the coding sequence ATGAAGCTTAACGGGCTTATCATCCGTTCACTCGAAGAGATTGCCGGGCGTGGTGCAAATGCCGTAACCTTCAGGGCAGGAAAAAAGTTCGGCCACGAGATTGCAAGATATTTTCAGAAAAAAGATGACATTGAAGAGGCACTTCACGAACTCTCCGACCTTCTCCAGGGGCAGTACAGCTTTGAGGTCTGGAAACCGCAGGGGAGCGGCACATTCATAATCGAGGAGAAGGGCGAGAGGTTCATCTATCTTGTATTTCACGACTGCATCGTAAGGCAGACGCTCAGGAGAAACGGCCAGGCACAGGCAGGAGCACTCTGCCAGACATTATGCGGCTACGTGGTCGGTGCAATTGAGGAGATCACAGGGATGAGGGTAAAGCTTGAGATCATGCACACAGGCCCGAACTCATGCCTGAAAAAACTGATATTTAAGTGA
- a CDS encoding NADH-quinone oxidoreductase subunit B family protein: MKIAIEELAGCSGCTIAVLDLHEVILDILNEAEIVYSPVIMDVKEPPDEIDIAFVTGAVRNEENMERLKNIRKKAKTLVALGTCACYGGISGLSMLSSNEEIFNTVYRGVDTVKEDGVIPTDVPPFTYRAFAVGDLVKMDYYITGCPPKEQYLKQIIPALLKGDIAELSRKSVCSECDRKMGSVEGWHLKRRYEGKPDREHCLLGQGYLCLGPVTFGRCNAACPKNNIPCHGCNGPSLDILREPCRDLYNMMVRRISDLTDRPEKEIEKELYDVSHTMYPFTIGSLIMEDKENSKIRDLVQERSR; this comes from the coding sequence ATGAAAATTGCAATTGAAGAGCTTGCAGGATGTTCGGGATGTACAATAGCGGTTCTCGACCTGCATGAGGTTATTCTTGATATTTTAAACGAAGCTGAGATCGTCTATTCTCCCGTTATAATGGATGTAAAAGAGCCGCCCGACGAAATTGACATCGCCTTTGTAACCGGTGCGGTCCGAAACGAGGAGAACATGGAAAGGCTCAAAAACATCAGGAAAAAGGCAAAAACCCTTGTGGCTCTCGGAACCTGTGCCTGTTACGGAGGTATTTCCGGACTTTCGATGCTGAGCAGCAATGAGGAGATATTCAACACCGTTTACAGAGGCGTTGATACGGTAAAAGAGGACGGCGTTATTCCAACCGATGTCCCGCCTTTCACGTACAGGGCCTTTGCTGTTGGTGATCTGGTAAAGATGGACTATTACATCACAGGATGTCCGCCAAAAGAGCAGTACTTAAAACAGATAATTCCCGCCCTATTAAAGGGTGATATAGCCGAACTTTCCAGAAAATCGGTCTGTTCCGAATGCGACAGGAAGATGGGTTCTGTTGAAGGGTGGCATCTTAAAAGGAGATACGAGGGAAAACCTGACCGTGAGCACTGTCTTCTGGGTCAGGGTTATCTCTGTCTCGGCCCTGTGACTTTCGGGAGATGCAATGCAGCATGCCCGAAGAACAATATCCCGTGTCACGGGTGCAACGGACCTTCACTTGACATATTAAGAGAGCCGTGCCGCGATCTTTACAATATGATGGTCAGAAGAATCTCGGATTTAACGGACAGACCGGAAAAGGAGATTGAAAAGGAACTCTACGATGTTTCCCACACCATGTATCCGTTCACCATAGGGAGTCTGATTATGGAGGATAAGGAGAATTCAAAGATTCGTGATCTTGTACAGGAGAGATCACGGTGA
- the feoB gene encoding ferrous iron transport protein B, whose amino-acid sequence MKFGLIGNPNVGKSLIFNQLTGIGVEISNFPGTTIGMYSGSVCYQNERFEIVDFPGIYSLDGVSEEETEVRQCLIKKEIDTLIIVLDAKHLERNFYLLLSVSEYRIPAIVVINMMDEAEKQGIIIDSQKLSEILGCPVIETAASEGKNIEKIIPEAIQNSSLISHKIPYNRSIEAGVRSLVKLSNCERRDALLALQGIGDDPELIETAATISDEIEEHHRMSVHQILAANLHNEAEKLASEVTKTGKNEFSFGIDRLLTRSFPGIPLMLFILLSTLLCVFFIGSFLEEIIVELFDNLLINPMFSLGLSPFWEEIAFSVLIALQAGLGIAFPFVFTFYILVSILEDSGYMTRAAFLADRAMHRVGMHGQALIPMVLGFGCNVPAIMSIRQLTKREKIIASFLITMVPCSARTVIIAGIVAVFVGIPAAFSVYLIIFVLIILTGLVLTRITPGDQFGMILEMSPLRRPKPKQTLSRAWLHMKEFLFIAMPLLLVSSVILGVLQYAGIVQAFQDMLAPVMESVLGLPDYASTSLLFGILRKEMAFETLAILAGTADLGSVMTAVQLYIFAIVSVLFVPCISTIAVLYREMGLKIAFMVSFYTLSLGLIAGFLLNIMFKAI is encoded by the coding sequence ATGAAATTCGGATTGATAGGAAACCCAAACGTAGGCAAATCGCTCATATTCAACCAGCTGACAGGAATCGGAGTTGAGATATCAAACTTTCCCGGCACTACTATCGGCATGTACTCAGGTAGCGTCTGCTACCAAAACGAAAGATTTGAGATAGTTGACTTCCCGGGGATTTATTCACTTGACGGAGTCTCTGAGGAGGAGACGGAAGTCCGCCAGTGCCTTATCAAAAAAGAGATTGACACTCTTATAATTGTCCTGGATGCAAAGCATCTTGAGAGAAACTTCTATCTTCTCCTCTCAGTATCCGAGTACCGTATTCCCGCAATAGTCGTCATAAACATGATGGACGAGGCGGAAAAACAGGGGATCATAATTGACTCTCAAAAACTCTCGGAAATACTCGGGTGCCCTGTAATTGAGACCGCAGCTTCAGAAGGGAAAAACATAGAGAAAATTATCCCCGAAGCTATTCAAAATTCAAGCCTTATTTCACACAAAATCCCTTATAACCGAAGCATTGAAGCGGGAGTGCGAAGCCTTGTAAAGCTCAGCAACTGCGAAAGGAGAGATGCACTGCTTGCACTGCAGGGAATCGGCGATGACCCTGAACTTATTGAAACAGCAGCAACAATCTCTGATGAAATAGAGGAGCATCACAGGATGTCTGTTCACCAGATACTTGCCGCAAACCTCCACAATGAGGCTGAAAAGCTTGCATCAGAGGTGACAAAAACAGGTAAAAACGAATTCTCTTTCGGAATCGACAGACTTTTGACCCGCTCTTTTCCGGGCATCCCCCTGATGCTTTTCATCCTTCTCTCAACACTTCTCTGCGTATTCTTTATTGGATCGTTTCTTGAGGAGATTATTGTAGAACTTTTTGACAATTTGCTGATAAACCCAATGTTCTCTCTTGGTCTGTCTCCTTTCTGGGAGGAGATCGCGTTCTCGGTTTTAATCGCACTTCAGGCAGGACTTGGGATTGCGTTTCCGTTCGTCTTCACCTTCTATATTCTGGTATCAATACTTGAGGACTCGGGGTATATGACAAGAGCAGCCTTTCTTGCAGACCGTGCCATGCACAGGGTGGGAATGCACGGACAGGCATTAATTCCGATGGTTCTGGGATTCGGATGCAATGTTCCTGCAATTATGAGCATCAGACAGCTTACAAAAAGAGAGAAAATAATCGCCTCATTTTTAATCACAATGGTGCCCTGCTCGGCACGCACAGTCATAATTGCAGGGATTGTGGCGGTATTTGTCGGAATACCTGCCGCTTTCTCAGTATATCTGATAATATTTGTTCTAATTATTCTGACAGGACTTGTTCTGACAAGGATTACTCCCGGTGATCAGTTCGGGATGATACTTGAGATGTCTCCGTTAAGAAGACCAAAACCAAAGCAGACTCTTTCACGTGCCTGGCTTCACATGAAGGAATTTTTGTTCATCGCAATGCCTCTTCTTCTGGTAAGCAGCGTAATCCTGGGGGTTCTTCAGTACGCAGGGATTGTTCAGGCATTCCAGGATATGCTTGCACCGGTTATGGAAAGTGTTCTCGGACTCCCCGATTATGCATCAACATCACTATTGTTTGGAATTCTCAGAAAGGAAATGGCATTTGAGACGCTTGCAATACTTGCCGGAACAGCGGATTTGGGATCTGTGATGACAGCAGTACAGCTTTACATATTTGCGATTGTCAGTGTCCTCTTTGTTCCGTGTATCTCGACAATTGCAGTTCTTTACAGGGAGATGGGATTAAAGATTGCGTTTATGGTCTCATTTTACACACTCTCACTTGGATTAATTGCAGGATTTTTGTTAAACATTATGTTCAAGGCGATCTGA
- the minD gene encoding cell division ATPase MinD — protein sequence MTTVFTIASGKGGTGKTTVTANLGSMLAYHKKRTYIIDADMGMANLGLILGLDGMPVTLHDVLAGEASVKEAAYPGPFGVTVVPSGLSLEGFKNSDPERLRDVMSELIGECDILIIDAPAGINHDGIVPLAIADEVILVVNPDLSSIVDALKTKMLTEFIGGKVRGAIINRVTSVDDTITKDQIENMLSVPIIGMIPEDVNVRRASANRMPVVAKYPTSEASRAFRRISSSLTGVHYPEDDKMENNTGKKEGFIDRLARALFPGGKDVN from the coding sequence ATGACGACAGTATTTACAATTGCTTCCGGGAAGGGAGGAACGGGCAAAACAACAGTAACAGCAAATCTCGGCTCAATGCTTGCCTACCACAAAAAGCGGACATACATCATTGATGCCGATATGGGCATGGCAAATCTCGGCCTAATTCTCGGCCTTGACGGTATGCCTGTTACACTGCACGATGTTCTTGCAGGAGAGGCATCGGTAAAAGAGGCAGCATACCCCGGGCCATTCGGAGTAACTGTTGTTCCAAGCGGACTCTCTCTTGAAGGATTCAAAAATTCAGATCCCGAACGTCTGAGGGATGTTATGAGCGAACTTATCGGCGAGTGCGATATTTTGATAATCGATGCTCCGGCAGGGATCAACCATGACGGAATTGTCCCTCTTGCAATTGCCGATGAGGTAATACTGGTTGTAAACCCAGATCTTTCATCAATAGTTGATGCACTCAAGACAAAGATGCTCACAGAATTCATAGGCGGAAAAGTACGCGGTGCGATAATCAACCGTGTCACCAGTGTTGATGACACAATTACAAAAGACCAGATCGAAAATATGCTCAGTGTTCCGATTATCGGAATGATCCCCGAGGATGTAAATGTAAGACGTGCCTCTGCAAACAGAATGCCTGTTGTTGCAAAGTACCCGACATCAGAGGCTTCACGTGCGTTTAGGAGAATCTCAAGTTCACTTACAGGTGTTCACTACCCTGAAGACGACAAAATGGAGAATAATACAGGTAAAAAAGAGGGTTTCATAGACCGTCTTGCGAGAGCACTTTTCCCGGGAGGTAAAGATGTCAACTGA
- a CDS encoding roadblock/LC7 domain-containing protein, which yields MIPKLPDGEPVAAMQASLSQILTLSPDFSGIILTDIENVESFLIAEKGRPVASSYSAGDLKVKGDQAYQKLGTRDIIGCRLFRYTKEQIDEAKKLLPPDYLIPEKPEEKKSRKTDGEGALSPKTLEGLKKQPGVKAVSVFYEGFALMSAGEADFDQIAAVAEDLVRAGKQITDDLVMGRLSQLIIETPEGKLIISPIKDLFICVLAETNANLGLIRLALQSVREKPWE from the coding sequence ATGATACCCAAACTGCCCGATGGAGAGCCTGTTGCAGCAATGCAGGCATCACTTTCTCAGATTTTAACACTCAGTCCGGATTTTTCCGGAATTATACTAACAGACATTGAAAACGTAGAGTCCTTTTTAATTGCGGAAAAGGGCAGACCAGTCGCTTCATCCTATTCTGCAGGGGATCTGAAAGTCAAAGGTGATCAGGCATACCAGAAACTCGGCACGAGGGACATTATCGGGTGCAGACTTTTTAGATATACCAAGGAACAGATTGATGAGGCAAAAAAGCTCCTGCCTCCTGACTATTTAATTCCCGAAAAACCTGAAGAAAAAAAGAGCAGAAAGACAGACGGGGAAGGCGCCCTGTCACCCAAAACACTCGAAGGACTCAAAAAACAGCCGGGAGTTAAGGCGGTATCGGTTTTTTATGAGGGTTTTGCCCTGATGTCTGCCGGAGAGGCTGATTTTGATCAGATTGCCGCAGTCGCAGAGGATCTTGTCCGTGCAGGAAAGCAGATTACTGATGATCTGGTAATGGGCAGACTTTCACAGCTCATTATCGAAACTCCTGAGGGAAAACTGATCATATCGCCAATAAAAGATCTTTTCATCTGTGTACTTGCAGAAACAAACGCAAACTTAGGGCTTATACGCCTTGCACTTCAGTCAGTCAGGGAAAAACCCTGGGAATAA
- a CDS encoding 4Fe-4S dicluster domain-containing protein — MIEITVDEDACVGCGLCVKDCPMKVFELKENHSFPKRPENCMACLSCHEICPAQALEHKGIYAAKRHYIDIRVCEMLNRVI, encoded by the coding sequence ATGATTGAAATTACCGTTGATGAAGATGCATGTGTCGGATGCGGCCTCTGTGTAAAAGACTGCCCGATGAAAGTGTTTGAATTAAAAGAAAACCACAGTTTTCCAAAAAGACCTGAAAACTGCATGGCATGCCTTTCCTGCCATGAGATCTGTCCTGCACAGGCTCTGGAGCACAAAGGAATTTACGCTGCAAAAAGGCACTATATCGACATACGTGTCTGTGAAATGCTCAACAGGGTGATTTAA
- the nadC gene encoding carboxylating nicotinate-nucleotide diphosphorylase, whose amino-acid sequence MAMHEKLLSFLEEDISGGDITSEAVVPDVIASAVIVAKETGIIAGLKEAKILFEYFGLSVKIPVSDGSPVKQGDVVMEILGKAAAILTVERTALNIIGRMSGIATKTRKLSLAVSKQNPDVKIAGTRKTAPGLREFDKKAIILGGGDPHRYNLSDGYLIKDNHLMLCPLKEAIKKAREYTKYKKIEVEVESVKDAMTAADAGADIIMFDNMAPESISEALEELKGMGVRDFLTVEVSGGITEENILSYAGLGIDIISLGALTHSVRNFDVSLDMKPGLQKVKINI is encoded by the coding sequence ATGGCAATGCATGAAAAACTTCTCAGTTTCCTCGAAGAAGACATCTCCGGAGGGGACATAACATCAGAAGCCGTAGTTCCGGATGTGATTGCCTCGGCTGTAATAGTTGCAAAGGAGACAGGCATAATTGCGGGACTAAAGGAGGCAAAAATTCTCTTTGAGTATTTTGGTCTCTCTGTAAAGATCCCTGTAAGTGACGGCAGTCCCGTAAAACAGGGTGATGTGGTGATGGAAATCTTGGGAAAGGCAGCGGCTATCCTGACTGTCGAGAGAACGGCATTAAATATCATCGGAAGGATGAGCGGGATTGCAACAAAAACCAGGAAATTAAGTCTTGCAGTTTCAAAACAAAATCCTGATGTTAAAATTGCCGGTACCAGAAAGACAGCACCCGGACTCAGGGAATTTGACAAAAAGGCAATAATTCTCGGCGGCGGCGATCCGCACCGGTATAACCTCTCAGACGGGTATTTAATAAAAGACAATCATCTCATGCTCTGTCCGTTAAAAGAGGCAATAAAAAAGGCACGTGAATATACAAAATACAAAAAAATTGAAGTTGAGGTTGAGAGCGTAAAAGATGCCATGACGGCCGCCGATGCCGGGGCTGATATCATAATGTTTGACAACATGGCGCCTGAAAGTATATCAGAGGCATTAGAGGAGCTAAAAGGTATGGGCGTCAGGGATTTCTTAACAGTTGAGGTCTCCGGAGGAATAACTGAAGAGAATATCCTTTCATATGCCGGATTAGGAATTGATATAATCAGCCTCGGGGCGTTAACCCACTCTGTTAGAAATTTTGACGTGTCTCTGGATATGAAACCCGGCCTTCAGAAAGTCAAAATAAATATCTGA
- a CDS encoding metal-dependent transcriptional regulator, which yields MQQSEYEDYLEAIINNSFDSLSVESVRNLAAALNKGEEEITDDLHSLEEMGFLTIKADGSLNLTPEGIKTGNCIIKKHRVLECFLTEMLGVEPETASKEACELEHSASEDTIKRLKNYLNRPGPCRHRFHGGFEERDSCDMHPLTDFAEEDIVKVLCTMGGYRRTNRLNDLGVIPDEKIKITRKLANGSMVVIIKGCEVALSPEIAKSVFVSKEK from the coding sequence ATGCAACAGTCTGAATACGAAGATTACCTTGAAGCTATAATAAACAACTCGTTTGATTCACTTTCAGTGGAATCTGTCAGGAATCTGGCGGCGGCCCTTAATAAAGGGGAGGAGGAGATAACAGATGATCTCCACTCTCTTGAAGAGATGGGATTCCTGACAATCAAAGCTGACGGAAGTCTTAATTTAACACCCGAAGGAATAAAAACCGGCAACTGTATCATAAAAAAGCACAGGGTTCTCGAGTGTTTCCTGACAGAAATGCTCGGAGTCGAGCCGGAAACAGCCTCAAAGGAGGCCTGCGAACTTGAACACAGTGCCTCAGAAGATACAATAAAGAGGCTTAAGAATTATCTTAACCGTCCGGGCCCGTGCAGACACAGATTTCACGGAGGTTTTGAGGAGAGGGATTCATGCGACATGCATCCGCTCACAGACTTTGCCGAGGAGGATATCGTAAAAGTGCTCTGCACAATGGGGGGTTACAGGAGGACAAACAGGCTGAATGATCTGGGTGTAATACCTGATGAAAAGATAAAAATCACAAGGAAGCTTGCCAACGGATCGATGGTTGTAATAATTAAAGGCTGTGAGGTTGCACTCAGCCCCGAGATTGCAAAGTCGGTCTTTGTCAGTAAAGAGAAATAA
- a CDS encoding Ni/Fe hydrogenase subunit alpha — MKEITINPVTRIEGHAKVRINLDDNDNVESAHFQVVELRGFEKFLIGSAVEEAPRITPRICGICPTSHHIAAAKACDQIFGAEPTDTGKKLRELMMLGQFIHSHSLHFFMLASPDFLIGHDAPAEERNIVGLVKKSPDLAKKAISARKFGQRLTEALGGKPIHPTTCIPGGISNSLTEQKRAELLEMARPTLDIAREGWSVARGIMNNTDTDFGAVETAFMGIEKNGRFSVYDGDVSILSKENVKTGSFSGVEYPDYLNEYSEDWSYLKFTRLYNGEYYRVGPLARLNIAEEMGTPEADSGLDEYRETFGRFTQATLAYNPARYLEFLSCCERAVSLLADPSICGTDTRTPAEGVVNERGVGIIEAPRGTLIHDYSVDENGFITKCNLIVATCQNNYGMDRGVEDVAGKVVENGNLSESAANKIEMVIRAYDPCISCATHAIGKMPLNIEFCRNRNII; from the coding sequence GTGAAAGAGATTACCATAAACCCGGTCACAAGAATTGAAGGCCATGCAAAAGTCAGAATCAATCTTGATGACAATGACAATGTAGAGTCAGCACATTTTCAGGTTGTCGAGCTGAGGGGATTTGAGAAGTTTTTAATCGGTTCCGCCGTTGAGGAAGCACCGAGGATTACACCACGCATCTGTGGCATATGCCCGACATCGCACCATATCGCCGCTGCAAAGGCATGTGATCAGATCTTCGGCGCAGAGCCTACAGATACCGGAAAAAAGCTCAGGGAACTTATGATGCTCGGGCAGTTCATACACTCCCACTCGCTTCACTTCTTCATGCTTGCATCACCTGACTTTTTAATAGGCCACGATGCTCCGGCAGAGGAGAGAAACATTGTGGGTCTTGTTAAAAAATCTCCGGACCTTGCAAAAAAAGCCATTTCCGCAAGAAAATTCGGGCAGCGCCTGACAGAAGCACTTGGCGGAAAACCGATTCACCCGACAACATGTATACCGGGAGGAATCTCAAACAGCCTCACGGAGCAGAAAAGAGCGGAACTCCTTGAAATGGCAAGGCCAACCCTTGATATTGCAAGGGAGGGCTGGTCTGTTGCAAGAGGCATAATGAATAATACTGACACTGATTTCGGAGCAGTTGAGACGGCATTCATGGGAATTGAAAAGAACGGGCGTTTTTCAGTTTACGACGGGGATGTCAGCATTCTCTCAAAGGAGAATGTTAAAACGGGATCTTTTTCAGGAGTAGAATACCCAGATTACCTCAACGAATACTCTGAAGACTGGTCATATCTCAAGTTTACGAGGCTTTATAACGGCGAATATTACCGTGTCGGCCCGCTTGCAAGGCTCAATATTGCAGAAGAGATGGGAACGCCCGAGGCCGATTCGGGACTTGATGAATACAGGGAAACATTCGGCCGGTTCACCCAGGCAACTCTTGCATACAATCCTGCAAGGTATCTGGAATTTCTCTCATGCTGCGAGAGGGCAGTCTCCCTTCTCGCTGATCCTTCAATCTGCGGGACTGATACAAGGACTCCGGCAGAGGGAGTGGTAAACGAAAGAGGTGTCGGCATCATCGAAGCTCCGCGCGGAACTCTTATTCACGACTATTCTGTTGATGAAAACGGATTTATAACAAAATGCAACCTTATCGTTGCAACATGCCAGAACAATTACGGAATGGACAGGGGGGTAGAGGATGTCGCAGGAAAAGTCGTTGAAAACGGAAATCTCAGTGAAAGTGCCGCAAACAAGATAGAGATGGTGATAAGGGCGTATGATCCATGTATATCATGCGCAACCCATGCAATCGGGAAAATGCCGCTCAATATCGAGTTCTGTCGCAACAGAAATATAATCTAA
- the nadA gene encoding quinolinate synthase NadA, giving the protein MTLTEEILRLKKEKNAVILAHNYQPEEIQRLADYTGDSLELAIRAKDAKEDIIVFCGVLFMAETAKILNPGKKVILPVKEAGCPLADYLTPEMVIDARKKYPGAQVVLYVNSSAESKAEADITCTSANAVSVVASLESDTILFGPDSNLASWVQEQIPDKKIIPLPKGGHCPVHQAFTEEMAEKFRGEGYMTVCHPECPKAVRDRCDLVASTGGMVKNAFKSDKWIVLTEKDMVYRLKTEFPLKEFKGFETAVCEDMKLITPKILKKALLDEKPEITLPEDIMKRAGKAIEKMIALSR; this is encoded by the coding sequence ATGACTCTCACTGAAGAAATTCTCAGATTAAAAAAGGAAAAAAATGCAGTAATCCTTGCGCACAATTACCAGCCTGAAGAGATCCAGAGGCTTGCAGACTATACCGGAGACAGTCTTGAACTGGCAATACGTGCAAAAGATGCAAAGGAGGATATAATTGTATTCTGCGGTGTTTTGTTTATGGCAGAAACCGCTAAAATACTAAACCCTGGAAAAAAAGTAATTCTCCCGGTAAAAGAAGCCGGATGTCCCCTTGCAGATTACCTGACCCCTGAAATGGTAATTGACGCCAGGAAAAAATATCCAGGTGCACAGGTTGTTTTGTATGTCAATTCAAGCGCCGAGTCAAAGGCAGAGGCAGATATAACCTGCACCTCGGCAAATGCGGTGTCTGTTGTTGCCTCACTTGAATCGGATACAATCCTGTTCGGGCCTGACTCAAACCTTGCATCATGGGTGCAGGAGCAGATTCCTGATAAGAAGATAATACCCCTGCCAAAAGGCGGCCACTGTCCGGTACACCAGGCGTTCACGGAAGAGATGGCTGAAAAATTCAGGGGAGAAGGATACATGACGGTCTGCCACCCTGAATGCCCGAAGGCTGTCAGAGACAGATGCGACCTTGTTGCTTCAACCGGCGGAATGGTAAAAAATGCATTTAAATCGGACAAATGGATTGTTTTAACAGAAAAGGACATGGTTTACCGTCTCAAAACCGAGTTCCCTCTAAAGGAGTTCAAAGGCTTCGAAACAGCTGTCTGTGAAGATATGAAGCTGATAACTCCAAAAATCCTGAAAAAAGCTCTTCTGGATGAAAAACCGGAGATAACCCTGCCTGAAGATATTATGAAAAGGGCCGGAAAAGCTATTGAAAAAATGATTGCATTAAGCAGGTGA
- a CDS encoding roadblock/LC7 domain-containing protein translates to MLKQILSEFLQLDGVTAVVIAGRDGFVIESASVSGDVDIEALGAMASTGLGTSEAMSRELGKVEMQQVIVELEEGPILISPLSEDELIAIVADRSVNVGRIRYELKKNRERIIAAL, encoded by the coding sequence ATGTTAAAACAAATTCTGAGTGAATTTCTTCAGCTCGACGGGGTTACGGCCGTTGTTATTGCCGGCCGTGACGGGTTTGTAATCGAGAGTGCCTCGGTCTCAGGGGATGTGGATATAGAGGCACTCGGAGCAATGGCATCAACCGGGCTTGGAACATCAGAGGCGATGAGCAGGGAGCTTGGAAAGGTTGAGATGCAGCAGGTAATCGTAGAGCTCGAAGAAGGGCCGATCCTGATCTCACCTCTTTCAGAGGATGAACTCATTGCAATCGTTGCTGACAGAAGCGTAAACGTCGGCCGTATCAGATATGAACTAAAGAAAAACAGGGAAAGAATTATCGCCGCCTTATGA
- the nadX gene encoding aspartate dehydrogenase: protein MIRVGLLGCGNVAEVIAKDKSGINIVALHDAVRERAEHLSEITGAPAYDSFEEFIRQDIDIVVEAASVFAVTAHAEEILKAGKDIVILSVGALAEKEFRDHLISVAEKEGRKIRIPSGAIMGLDNLKIGQISGITKLLLRTTKNPRSLRINTGERVLLFSGRADDCIRQYPKNINVAVALELASGHEVEVELWADPAVDRNMHEIFVEGEFGDFYLKIKNNPCPENPATSYLAALSIITLLNNLEKAIIIGT, encoded by the coding sequence ATGATCAGGGTTGGCCTTCTTGGTTGCGGTAACGTTGCAGAAGTAATAGCAAAAGATAAATCCGGCATAAATATTGTTGCACTTCACGATGCGGTACGCGAAAGGGCAGAGCACCTGTCTGAAATAACAGGCGCCCCTGCATACGACAGTTTTGAAGAATTCATCCGGCAGGATATTGACATAGTGGTTGAGGCTGCGTCTGTTTTTGCGGTAACGGCACATGCAGAGGAGATCTTAAAAGCCGGAAAGGACATTGTAATACTCTCAGTCGGAGCACTTGCGGAAAAGGAATTCAGAGACCACCTGATTTCAGTTGCCGAGAAAGAGGGGAGAAAGATAAGAATCCCGAGCGGTGCCATAATGGGACTTGATAATCTGAAAATAGGACAGATATCAGGGATTACAAAGCTGCTTTTGAGAACCACAAAAAATCCGAGATCTCTTAGAATCAACACGGGGGAAAGAGTACTTCTCTTCTCGGGAAGAGCTGACGATTGCATTAGACAGTACCCAAAAAACATAAATGTTGCGGTAGCACTCGAACTGGCATCAGGGCATGAGGTGGAAGTCGAACTCTGGGCTGACCCGGCAGTTGACAGAAACATGCACGAAATTTTTGTGGAAGGGGAATTTGGAGACTTCTATCTTAAAATTAAAAATAATCCGTGTCCCGAAAATCCTGCAACAAGTTACCTCGCAGCCCTCTCAATAATAACGCTTCTGAACAATCTTGAAAAAGCGATAATAATCGGAACATGA
- a CDS encoding hydrogenase maturation protease produces MIPVKTRIIACGNPLMGNDGVGLKVMEMLLLKNPALDIIDGGTGGLGLIPDMEGYDRIIIVDAMIGIGKNKGDVLVFTKTPPVNPSQFSIHDAGISEVIEIAAHLIPETEIITLGIEAGSIKEYTATPDPEVIRGAEKASDCIEKILAGEIFF; encoded by the coding sequence ATGATACCGGTAAAAACACGAATAATCGCCTGCGGAAATCCGCTTATGGGAAATGACGGCGTAGGACTTAAGGTCATGGAGATGCTTCTTTTAAAAAATCCGGCTCTTGATATAATTGACGGCGGGACCGGTGGTCTTGGCCTTATACCGGATATGGAAGGATATGACAGGATCATCATTGTCGATGCGATGATAGGAATTGGAAAAAACAAAGGCGATGTATTGGTCTTTACAAAGACACCACCTGTAAATCCCTCACAGTTTTCCATTCACGATGCCGGAATTTCTGAAGTAATAGAAATCGCCGCGCATCTGATACCCGAAACAGAGATTATAACATTGGGAATCGAAGCAGGGAGCATAAAAGAATATACTGCCACTCCTGACCCCGAGGTTATCAGAGGTGCAGAAAAAGCATCGGACTGCATTGAAAAGATACTGGCCGGCGAAATATTTTTTTGA